A single region of the Ictalurus punctatus breed USDA103 chromosome 17, Coco_2.0, whole genome shotgun sequence genome encodes:
- the LOC108277479 gene encoding alpha-2-macroglobulin isoform X9, giving the protein MMVSQVYVRIRLLLASFLFLSVYGQTSGPYFMVTFPAVIKSGSDAKFCVSLLKPNETLHMNIYLVHDNQNRILLQETVEKEIHHCSHFEAPQVVGESVQEIKVELKGESFKMTKKSKVMFKSYNTLVFIQTDRPIYSPGQTVNFRIVTMDFNLIPLEQKYRTVSLQDNHQNRIGQWMNVSSTGLILQLSHELNAEAPQGYYKLTADAGNRLVTHQFKVEKYVLPKFEVTVKAPAQHSVDEEELELEVCGKYTYGQPVTGQAVVQVCRKFLQSYDEASMISPCLSETVEMGETGCAFVIVSVSSFMNTEVEHNFKNHIDATITLTEEGTDIAMVKSKTIDLSFQIGKVEILEPPTNFEQGKVIEGKIKVTTFSGTPIPNKKVYLSEGEWWSQKLLLNLTTDSNGLANFSVASPEHPTTVIILRASVYPEEKHRAYKTPFFSNAEARIHLLQPATPYSPVFSELSIESSEEPFKCGAEIPITINYYIVGETTGNYSIDLIYTVLSKGAIVHHGHEEVEVEASTDVRKGKISFKLSIVPELAPVVQVVVYSVLPSKNIIAANKNFDVEKCFGNKVSLQFSPSKAVPGEKNTLELSAHPGSLCGLSAVDQSVFILESGERLNTDKIFNLLPVTSVSNYPYMVEDHLECVHIRDVRDVRIDHVYNTLKGVGLKMATNLAIRHPNCLMYKGVKYHRHAYEYYSVDHNNIDSTYFYDVAYEYSGSLNYEPIKTVRKFFPETWIWQLVEVGDSGSAQLPVTVPDTITTWETEAFCVSSRGLGLAPPVQLTVFQPFFLELSLPYSIIRGEVFELKATVFNYLSKCIMVKVTPAPSSDYTLEPSSDGEFSSCLCANGKKTFKWTLIPTVLGVVNVTVSAEAEQSQTVCDNEIVSVPERGRIDTVTRSLTVQAEGTEKTKSQSWLLCPQGNSVSEELELTLPEDFIEGSARASVSVLGDILGRALKNLDGQLRMPYGCGEQNIALLAPNIYILQYLENTEQLTKAIRERATGFLKSGYQRQLNYKHFNGAYSTFGRGEGNTWLTAFVLRTFGKAQRYIFIDPEIINSAKQWLINNQRSDGCFIRQGSLFNNRMKGGVNDDVTITAYITASFLELGNTVQDPVVSKSLLCLKSSIGNLTNTYTTALLAYTFSLAGENETREHLLKELDNVAIAGDGRLHWSQSASDDSGSLSVEISSYVLLAVLTAGQLTTADLGYANRIVSWLVKQQNPYGGFSSTQDTVVALQALALYSTKVFSSDGSSTVTVKSEGGHSHNFVVNQNNNLLYQERSLQDVPGKYSIDVKGSTCVSVQI; this is encoded by the exons ATGATGGTCAGTCAGGTCTATGTAAGGATAAGGTTACTGTTAGCcagcttcctttttctctctgtttatggACAAACCTCAGGACC ATATTTCATGGTGACATTTCCTGCAGTGATCAAATCTGGCTCTGATGCAAAGTTCTGTGTGAGTCTTCTGAAGCCCAATGAGACTCTGCACATGAACATTTACCTGGTTCATGACAACCAGAACAGAATACTTTTACAAGAGACAGTGGAAAAGGAGATTCACCACTGCTCTCATTTTGAG GCTCCACAGGTTGTGGGTGAATCAGTGCAGGAGATCAAAGTAGAACTCAAAGGTGAAAGTTTTAAGATGACAAAGAAAAGTAAAGTGATGTTTAAATCCTACAACACTTTGGTTTTTATTCAGACTGATAGACCCATCTACAGTCCAGGCCAAACAG TGAATTTCAGAATTGTCACTATGGATTTTAATTTAATCCCACTTGAACAAAAG TACAGGACAGTGAGTCTTCAG GATAATCACCAGAACAGGATTGGTCAGTGGATGAATGTGTCCTCAACAGGTCTGATATTGCAGCTTTCTCATGAGCTAAATGCTGAGGCTCCACAGGGATATTATAAGTTAACTGCTGATGCTGGAAATAGGTTGGTCACACACCAATTCAAGGTGGAAAAATATG TTTTACCCAAGTTCGAGGTTACAGTGAAAGCACCAGCACAACACAGTGTCGATGAGGAGGAACTGGAGCTAGAAGTTTGTGGAAA GTACACTTATGGACAACCAGTAACTGGTCAAGCAGTGGTGCAGGTGTGCCGGAAATTTTTGCAGAGCTATGATGAGGCCTCAATGATTTCACCCTGTCTGAGTGAAACGGTGGAG ATGGGTGAGACTGGCTGTGCATTTGTTATTGTCAGTGTGTCAAGTTTCATGAACACTGAAGTTGAACATAATTTTAAGAATCATATTGATGCTACTATTACACTCACAGAGGAAGGAACAG ATATTGCCATGGTGAAATCCAAAACAATAGACCTTTCTTTCCAAATTGGTAAAGTGGAAATTCTCGAGCCACCAACAAACTTTGAACAGGGAAAAGTTATAGAAGGAAAG ATTAAAGTTACTACTTTCAGTGGAACACCAATTCCTAACAAGAAGGTGTATCTTTCAGAAGGTGAATGGTGGTCTCAGAAGTTACTACTTAATCTTACTACAGATAGCAATGGATTGGCAAACTTCTCAGTTGCTTCACCAGAACATCCTACAACAGTGATAATATTGAGG GCAAGTGTCTATCCAGAGGAAAAACACCGTGCATACAAAACACCATTCTTTTCAAATGCTGAAGCACGTATACATCTGCTCCAACCTGCCACACCTTACAGTCCAGTGTTCAGTGAATTGTCAATAGAGAGCTCAGAGGAACCATTTAAGTGTGGTGCTGAAATTCCCATAACCATTAACTACTATATTGTTGGAGAAACTACTGGAAATTACAGCATTGATCTTATATACACA GTCTTATCTAAAGGAGCCATAGTCCATCATGGACATGAGGAAGTTGAAGTGGAAGCCTCTACAGATGTCAGAAAAGGAAAAATCTCATTCAAACTATCTATTGTTCCTGAGCTGGCTCCTGTAGTGCAGGTTGTGGTGTACTCTGTCCTGCCCAGTAAGAACATCATCGCTGCTAACAAGAATTTTgatgtggaaaaatgttttggaaataaG GTTTCGCTACAGTTCTCTCCCTCTAAAGCAGTTCCTGGTGAGAAGAACACTCTTGAGCTCTCGGCTCATCCTGGTTCACTGTGTGGCCTCAGTGCTGTGGATCAGAGTGTGTTCATCTTAGAGTCTGGAGAACGCCTAAATACTGACAAG ATATTTAATTTGTTGCCTGTGACATCAGTATCAAATTATCCTTACATGGTTGAAGATCATCTGGAGTGTGTGCATATCAGGGATGTACGGGATGTACGGATTGACCATGTTTACAATACATTAAAG GGTGTGGGACTGAAGATGGCAACAAATTTGGCTATTAGACATCCTAACTGTTTGATGTACAAAGGTGTGAAGTATCACCGTCATGCTTATG AGTATTACAGTGTGGATCACAACAATATTGActcaacatatttttatgatgttGCGTACGAATACTCAGGATCATTAAATTATGAACCCATCAAAACAGTTCGCAAATTCTTCCCAGAAACTTGGATTTGGCAACTTGTTGAAGTGGG GGACTCTGGATCAGCACAGCTTCCTGTCACTGTTCCTGACACCATCACTACTTGGGAGACAGAGGCTTTCTGCGTGTCCTCTAGGGGTCTGGGACTGGCTCCTCCTGTTCAGCTCACTGTATTTCAGCCCTTCTTCCTGGAGCTCTCGTTGCCCTACTCTATTATCCGGGGAGAAGTTTTTGAGCTGAAGGCCACGGTCTTCAATTATCTTTCCAAATGTATTATG GTTAAAGTGACCCCGGCTCCTTCTTCAGACTACACTCTGGAACCCTCTTCTGATGGCGAGTTTTCATCCTGCCTGTGTGCAAATGGCAAAAAAACCTTCAAATGGACTCTGATTCCCACCGTGCTTG GAGTCGTGAATGTGACAGTGAGTGCAGAGGCAGAACAATCCCAGACTGTGTGTGATAATGAGATTGTGAGTGTTCCAGAGAGAGGCCGTATCGACACAGTTACACGGAGTTTGACTGTGCAG GCTGAAGGAACTGAAAAGACAAAGAGCCAAAGCTGGTTATTATGCCCACAAG GCAACAGTGTTTCAGAGGAGTTGGAGCTGACTCTGCCTGAGGATTTTATAGAGGGATCAGCACGAGCTTCTGTTTCAGTACTTG GAGATATACTTGGCCGTGCATTAAAAAATCTGGATGGACAGCTAAGGATGCCATATGGCTGTGGGGAACAAAACATTGCTCTCCTCGCCCCCAATATCTACATTCTTCAGTATCTAGAGAACACTGAGCAGCTCACCAAAGCTATCCGTGAGAGGGCTACTGGTTTCCTTAAGAGTG GATACCAGAGGCAGTTAAACTATAAGCATTTTAATGGTGCATATAGCACATTTGGCAGGGGAGAGGGGAACACATG GTTAACTGCTTTTGTCTTGAGGACTTTCGGTAAAGCACAACGTTACATCTTTATTGATCCAGAAATCATTAACAGTGCAAAGCAATGGCTAATAAATAATCAGAGATCAGATGGCTGTTTCATACGACAGGGAAGTCTGTTCAATAATAGAATGAAG GGTGGTGTAAATGATGATGTGACCATTACTGCCTACATCACTGCATCATTCCTTGAACTTGGAAACACAGTCCAG GATCCTGTTGTGAGTAAAAGTCTGCTGTGCCTGAAGTCTTCAATCGGTAACCTGACAAACACCTACACCACTGCGCTGTTGGCCTACACTTTCAGTCTGGCTGGAGAGAATGAAACTCGAGAGCACCTGCTAAAAGAGTTGGATAATGTTGCTATTGCTGGAG ATGGTCGGCTTCACTGGTCTCAGTCAGCATCAGATGACTCCGGCTCATTGTCAGTGGAAATCAGTTCTTACGTGCTGCTAGCTGTTCTCACTGCAGGTCAACTCACTACAGCTGATTTGGGATACGCTAATAGGATTGTCAGCTGGCTGGTGAAGCAGCAAAATCCCTATGGAGGCTTTTCCTCCACACAG GACACAGTTGTGGCCCTCCAAGCTCTGGCTCTGTACTCCACTAAAGTGTTCAGCTCAGACGGCTCTAGCACAGTAACTGTAAAGTCAGAAGGTGGACATAGTCACAACTTTGTTGTGAACCAGAACAACAATTTACTGTACCAAGAAAGATCACTGCAGGATGTTCCTGGCAAATACAGCATTGATGTGAAGGGCTCCACCTGTGTGTCAGTGCAG ATATAA
- the LOC108277479 gene encoding alpha-2-macroglobulin isoform X7: protein MMVSQVYVRIRLLLASFLFLSVYGQTSGPYFMVTFPAVIKSGSDAKFCVSLLKPNETLHMNIYLVHDNQNRILLQETVEKEIHHCSHFEAPQVVGESVQEIKVELKGESFKMTKKSKVMFKSYNTLVFIQTDRPIYSPGQTVNFRIVTMDFNLIPLEQKYRTVSLQDNHQNRIGQWMNVSSTGLILQLSHELNAEAPQGYYKLTADAGNRLVTHQFKVEKYVLPKFEVTVKAPAQHSVDEEELELEVCGKYTYGQPVTGQAVVQVCRKFLQSYDEASMISPCLSETVEMGETGCAFVIVSVSSFMNTEVEHNFKNHIDATITLTEEGTDIAMVKSKTIDLSFQIGKVEILEPPTNFEQGKVIEGKIKVTTFSGTPIPNKKVYLSEGEWWSQKLLLNLTTDSNGLANFSVASPEHPTTVIILRASVYPEEKHRAYKTPFFSNAEARIHLLQPATPYSPVFSELSIESSEEPFKCGAEIPITINYYIVGETTGNYSIDLIYTVLSKGAIVHHGHEEVEVEASTDVRKGKISFKLSIVPELAPVVQVVVYSVLPSKNIIAANKNFDVEKCFGNKVSLQFSPSKAVPGEKNTLELSAHPGSLCGLSAVDQSVFILESGERLNTDKIFNLLPVTSVSNYPYMVEDHLECVHIRDVRDVRIDHVYNTLKGVGLKMATNLAIRHPNCLMYKGVKYHRHAYEYYSVDHNNIDSTYFYDVAYEYSGSLNYEPIKTVRKFFPETWIWQLVEVGDSGSAQLPVTVPDTITTWETEAFCVSSRGLGLAPPVQLTVFQPFFLELSLPYSIIRGEVFELKATVFNYLSKCIMVKVTPAPSSDYTLEPSSDGEFSSCLCANGKKTFKWTLIPTVLGVVNVTVSAEAEQSQTVCDNEIVSVPERGRIDTVTRSLTVQAEGTEKTKSQSWLLCPQGNSVSEELELTLPEDFIEGSARASVSVLGDILGRALKNLDGQLRMPYGCGEQNIALLAPNIYILQYLENTEQLTKAIRERATGFLKSGYQRQLNYKHFNGAYSTFGRGEGNTWLTAFVLRTFGKAQRYIFIDPEIINSAKQWLINNQRSDGCFIRQGSLFNNRMKGGVNDDVTITAYITASFLELGNTVQDPVVSKSLLCLKSSIGNLTNTYTTALLAYTFSLAGENETREHLLKELDNVAIAGDGRLHWSQSASDDSGSLSVEISSYVLLAVLTAGQLTTADLGYANRIVSWLVKQQNPYGGFSSTQDTVVALQALALYSTKVFSSDGSSTVTVKSEGGHSHNFVVNQNNNLLYQERSLQDVPGKYSIDVKGSTCVSVQINASNLIGRNVILQ from the exons ATGATGGTCAGTCAGGTCTATGTAAGGATAAGGTTACTGTTAGCcagcttcctttttctctctgtttatggACAAACCTCAGGACC ATATTTCATGGTGACATTTCCTGCAGTGATCAAATCTGGCTCTGATGCAAAGTTCTGTGTGAGTCTTCTGAAGCCCAATGAGACTCTGCACATGAACATTTACCTGGTTCATGACAACCAGAACAGAATACTTTTACAAGAGACAGTGGAAAAGGAGATTCACCACTGCTCTCATTTTGAG GCTCCACAGGTTGTGGGTGAATCAGTGCAGGAGATCAAAGTAGAACTCAAAGGTGAAAGTTTTAAGATGACAAAGAAAAGTAAAGTGATGTTTAAATCCTACAACACTTTGGTTTTTATTCAGACTGATAGACCCATCTACAGTCCAGGCCAAACAG TGAATTTCAGAATTGTCACTATGGATTTTAATTTAATCCCACTTGAACAAAAG TACAGGACAGTGAGTCTTCAG GATAATCACCAGAACAGGATTGGTCAGTGGATGAATGTGTCCTCAACAGGTCTGATATTGCAGCTTTCTCATGAGCTAAATGCTGAGGCTCCACAGGGATATTATAAGTTAACTGCTGATGCTGGAAATAGGTTGGTCACACACCAATTCAAGGTGGAAAAATATG TTTTACCCAAGTTCGAGGTTACAGTGAAAGCACCAGCACAACACAGTGTCGATGAGGAGGAACTGGAGCTAGAAGTTTGTGGAAA GTACACTTATGGACAACCAGTAACTGGTCAAGCAGTGGTGCAGGTGTGCCGGAAATTTTTGCAGAGCTATGATGAGGCCTCAATGATTTCACCCTGTCTGAGTGAAACGGTGGAG ATGGGTGAGACTGGCTGTGCATTTGTTATTGTCAGTGTGTCAAGTTTCATGAACACTGAAGTTGAACATAATTTTAAGAATCATATTGATGCTACTATTACACTCACAGAGGAAGGAACAG ATATTGCCATGGTGAAATCCAAAACAATAGACCTTTCTTTCCAAATTGGTAAAGTGGAAATTCTCGAGCCACCAACAAACTTTGAACAGGGAAAAGTTATAGAAGGAAAG ATTAAAGTTACTACTTTCAGTGGAACACCAATTCCTAACAAGAAGGTGTATCTTTCAGAAGGTGAATGGTGGTCTCAGAAGTTACTACTTAATCTTACTACAGATAGCAATGGATTGGCAAACTTCTCAGTTGCTTCACCAGAACATCCTACAACAGTGATAATATTGAGG GCAAGTGTCTATCCAGAGGAAAAACACCGTGCATACAAAACACCATTCTTTTCAAATGCTGAAGCACGTATACATCTGCTCCAACCTGCCACACCTTACAGTCCAGTGTTCAGTGAATTGTCAATAGAGAGCTCAGAGGAACCATTTAAGTGTGGTGCTGAAATTCCCATAACCATTAACTACTATATTGTTGGAGAAACTACTGGAAATTACAGCATTGATCTTATATACACA GTCTTATCTAAAGGAGCCATAGTCCATCATGGACATGAGGAAGTTGAAGTGGAAGCCTCTACAGATGTCAGAAAAGGAAAAATCTCATTCAAACTATCTATTGTTCCTGAGCTGGCTCCTGTAGTGCAGGTTGTGGTGTACTCTGTCCTGCCCAGTAAGAACATCATCGCTGCTAACAAGAATTTTgatgtggaaaaatgttttggaaataaG GTTTCGCTACAGTTCTCTCCCTCTAAAGCAGTTCCTGGTGAGAAGAACACTCTTGAGCTCTCGGCTCATCCTGGTTCACTGTGTGGCCTCAGTGCTGTGGATCAGAGTGTGTTCATCTTAGAGTCTGGAGAACGCCTAAATACTGACAAG ATATTTAATTTGTTGCCTGTGACATCAGTATCAAATTATCCTTACATGGTTGAAGATCATCTGGAGTGTGTGCATATCAGGGATGTACGGGATGTACGGATTGACCATGTTTACAATACATTAAAG GGTGTGGGACTGAAGATGGCAACAAATTTGGCTATTAGACATCCTAACTGTTTGATGTACAAAGGTGTGAAGTATCACCGTCATGCTTATG AGTATTACAGTGTGGATCACAACAATATTGActcaacatatttttatgatgttGCGTACGAATACTCAGGATCATTAAATTATGAACCCATCAAAACAGTTCGCAAATTCTTCCCAGAAACTTGGATTTGGCAACTTGTTGAAGTGGG GGACTCTGGATCAGCACAGCTTCCTGTCACTGTTCCTGACACCATCACTACTTGGGAGACAGAGGCTTTCTGCGTGTCCTCTAGGGGTCTGGGACTGGCTCCTCCTGTTCAGCTCACTGTATTTCAGCCCTTCTTCCTGGAGCTCTCGTTGCCCTACTCTATTATCCGGGGAGAAGTTTTTGAGCTGAAGGCCACGGTCTTCAATTATCTTTCCAAATGTATTATG GTTAAAGTGACCCCGGCTCCTTCTTCAGACTACACTCTGGAACCCTCTTCTGATGGCGAGTTTTCATCCTGCCTGTGTGCAAATGGCAAAAAAACCTTCAAATGGACTCTGATTCCCACCGTGCTTG GAGTCGTGAATGTGACAGTGAGTGCAGAGGCAGAACAATCCCAGACTGTGTGTGATAATGAGATTGTGAGTGTTCCAGAGAGAGGCCGTATCGACACAGTTACACGGAGTTTGACTGTGCAG GCTGAAGGAACTGAAAAGACAAAGAGCCAAAGCTGGTTATTATGCCCACAAG GCAACAGTGTTTCAGAGGAGTTGGAGCTGACTCTGCCTGAGGATTTTATAGAGGGATCAGCACGAGCTTCTGTTTCAGTACTTG GAGATATACTTGGCCGTGCATTAAAAAATCTGGATGGACAGCTAAGGATGCCATATGGCTGTGGGGAACAAAACATTGCTCTCCTCGCCCCCAATATCTACATTCTTCAGTATCTAGAGAACACTGAGCAGCTCACCAAAGCTATCCGTGAGAGGGCTACTGGTTTCCTTAAGAGTG GATACCAGAGGCAGTTAAACTATAAGCATTTTAATGGTGCATATAGCACATTTGGCAGGGGAGAGGGGAACACATG GTTAACTGCTTTTGTCTTGAGGACTTTCGGTAAAGCACAACGTTACATCTTTATTGATCCAGAAATCATTAACAGTGCAAAGCAATGGCTAATAAATAATCAGAGATCAGATGGCTGTTTCATACGACAGGGAAGTCTGTTCAATAATAGAATGAAG GGTGGTGTAAATGATGATGTGACCATTACTGCCTACATCACTGCATCATTCCTTGAACTTGGAAACACAGTCCAG GATCCTGTTGTGAGTAAAAGTCTGCTGTGCCTGAAGTCTTCAATCGGTAACCTGACAAACACCTACACCACTGCGCTGTTGGCCTACACTTTCAGTCTGGCTGGAGAGAATGAAACTCGAGAGCACCTGCTAAAAGAGTTGGATAATGTTGCTATTGCTGGAG ATGGTCGGCTTCACTGGTCTCAGTCAGCATCAGATGACTCCGGCTCATTGTCAGTGGAAATCAGTTCTTACGTGCTGCTAGCTGTTCTCACTGCAGGTCAACTCACTACAGCTGATTTGGGATACGCTAATAGGATTGTCAGCTGGCTGGTGAAGCAGCAAAATCCCTATGGAGGCTTTTCCTCCACACAG GACACAGTTGTGGCCCTCCAAGCTCTGGCTCTGTACTCCACTAAAGTGTTCAGCTCAGACGGCTCTAGCACAGTAACTGTAAAGTCAGAAGGTGGACATAGTCACAACTTTGTTGTGAACCAGAACAACAATTTACTGTACCAAGAAAGATCACTGCAGGATGTTCCTGGCAAATACAGCATTGATGTGAAGGGCTCCACCTGTGTGTCAGTGCAG ataaatgcatccaatctaattgggaggaatgTTATTCTGCAATAA